A region of Streptomyces sp. NBC_01788 DNA encodes the following proteins:
- the galE gene encoding UDP-glucose 4-epimerase GalE, whose translation MSGKYLVTGGAGYVGSVVAQHLLETGHEVVVLDNLSTGSREGVPAGASFVEGDIRDAAKWLDPSFAGVLHFAASSQVGESVLKPEKYWANNVGGTMALLAAMRGAGVRTLVFSSTAATYGEPEQVPVTETAPTRPTNPYGASKLAVDHMIAGEAAAHGLGAVSLRYFNVAGAYGAYGERHDPESHLIPLVLQVAQGRREAISVFGDDYPTPDGTCVRDYIHVADLAEAHLLALDAARPGEHLVCNLGNGNGFSVREVVETVRRVTGHPVPEVVAPRRAGDPAVLVASAAAAREKLGWNPSRTDLAGIVADAWEFAQHIARER comes from the coding sequence ATGAGCGGGAAGTACCTGGTGACGGGTGGCGCGGGCTACGTCGGCAGTGTGGTCGCCCAGCACCTCCTTGAAACCGGTCACGAGGTCGTCGTGCTCGACAACCTCTCCACCGGCTCCCGCGAGGGCGTGCCCGCGGGCGCCTCCTTCGTCGAGGGCGACATCCGGGACGCCGCCAAGTGGCTGGACCCCTCCTTCGCCGGGGTGCTGCACTTCGCCGCCTCCTCGCAGGTCGGCGAGTCGGTGCTGAAGCCGGAGAAGTACTGGGCCAACAACGTCGGCGGCACGATGGCCCTGCTCGCCGCGATGCGCGGGGCGGGCGTACGCACGCTGGTCTTCTCCTCGACGGCGGCGACCTACGGCGAGCCGGAGCAGGTGCCCGTCACCGAGACGGCCCCGACCCGGCCCACCAACCCCTACGGCGCCTCGAAGCTCGCGGTCGACCACATGATCGCCGGCGAGGCGGCGGCCCATGGCCTGGGCGCGGTCTCGCTGCGCTACTTCAACGTGGCCGGCGCGTACGGCGCGTACGGCGAACGCCACGACCCCGAGTCGCACCTGATCCCGCTGGTGCTCCAGGTCGCCCAGGGCAGGCGGGAGGCGATCTCCGTCTTCGGCGACGACTACCCGACCCCGGACGGCACCTGCGTGCGCGACTACATCCACGTGGCCGACCTCGCCGAGGCCCACCTGCTGGCCCTGGACGCCGCCCGGCCCGGCGAGCACCTGGTGTGCAACCTCGGCAATGGCAACGGCTTCTCCGTGCGCGAGGTCGTCGAGACCGTCCGCCGGGTCACCGGCCACCCCGTCCCCGAGGTCGTGGCCCCGCGCCGGGCCGGCGACCCGGCGGTCCTGGTCGCCTCGGCGGCCGCCGCCCGCGAAAAGCTCGGCTGGAACCCGTCCCGCACCGACCTCGCGGGTATCGTCGCGGATGCCTGGGAGTTCGCGCAGCACATCGCAAGGGAGCGGTAA
- the galT gene encoding galactose-1-phosphate uridylyltransferase, which yields MKKTSTRLADGRELIYYDLRDDTVREAVDRRPLERTVTTSEIRRDALLGDAVAVASHRQGRTYHPPAGECPLCPSTGDRLSEIPDSSYDVVVFENRFPSLAGDLGRCEVVCFTSDHDASFADLSERQARLVLDAWTDRTAELSALPAVKQVFCFENRGPEIGVTLGHPHGQIYAYPFTTPRTALMLRSLAAHREATGGENLFDAVLERESAGERVVAEGEHWVAFVPYAAHWPYEVHLYPRRRVPDLLGLDEAARAEFPRIHLDLLRRFDRLFGEGDPPTPYIAAWHQAPFGALDEFDGVTRDDFALHLELFTIRRTSGKLKFLAGSESGMNVFINDVPPERAAQRLREVAGS from the coding sequence GTGAAGAAGACCTCGACCCGGCTGGCCGACGGTCGTGAGCTCATCTACTACGACCTGCGGGACGACACCGTGCGCGAGGCCGTGGACCGGCGCCCGCTGGAACGGACGGTCACCACCTCGGAGATCCGCCGGGACGCGCTGCTCGGTGACGCGGTCGCCGTCGCCTCCCACCGCCAGGGCCGCACCTACCACCCGCCGGCCGGCGAGTGCCCGCTGTGCCCCTCCACCGGCGACCGTCTCAGCGAGATCCCCGACTCCTCCTACGACGTGGTGGTCTTCGAGAACCGCTTCCCCTCGCTGGCCGGCGACCTCGGCCGCTGCGAGGTCGTCTGCTTCACCTCCGACCACGACGCCTCGTTCGCCGACCTGAGCGAGCGGCAGGCGCGGCTGGTGCTGGACGCCTGGACGGACCGCACCGCGGAACTGTCCGCGCTTCCTGCCGTGAAGCAGGTGTTCTGCTTCGAGAACCGCGGCCCCGAGATCGGCGTGACGCTGGGCCACCCGCACGGTCAGATCTACGCCTATCCCTTCACCACCCCGCGCACCGCGCTGATGCTGCGCTCACTGGCGGCCCACCGGGAGGCCACCGGCGGGGAGAACCTCTTCGACGCGGTCCTGGAACGGGAGTCGGCCGGCGAGCGGGTCGTCGCCGAGGGCGAGCACTGGGTGGCCTTCGTGCCGTACGCGGCGCACTGGCCCTACGAGGTCCACCTCTACCCCCGGCGCCGGGTCCCCGACCTGCTCGGACTCGACGAGGCCGCGCGCGCGGAGTTCCCCCGGATCCACCTCGATCTGTTGCGGCGCTTCGACCGGCTGTTCGGCGAGGGCGACCCGCCGACGCCGTACATCGCGGCCTGGCACCAGGCGCCGTTCGGCGCGCTGGACGAGTTCGACGGCGTCACGCGCGACGACTTCGCGCTCCACCTCGAGCTCTTCACCATCCGCCGCACTTCCGGAAAGCTGAAGTTCCTCGCGGGTTCCGAGTCCGGCATGAACGTGTTCATCAACGACGTGCCGCCGGAGCGCGCGGCGCAGCGGCTGCGGGAGGTAGCGGGTTCATGA
- a CDS encoding sodium:solute symporter family protein encodes MQPPTTAPVHLAAGLRLPTNGLDYAILAIYFAVVLGIGFAARRSVRTSLDFFLSGRSLPAWITGLAFISANLAATEILGMAANSAQYGAYTVHWYWIGAIPAMVFLGLVMMPFYYGSKVRSVPEFLLLRFDRPAHLLSSILFAFAAILIAGVNLYALAIVVEALLGWPQWVAIVVAGFFVLAYITLGGLSSAIYNEVLQFFVILAALIPIVVLSLKKAGGWDGLTSRLTEQHGANFTTAWGGTGIGDANPLGANWLTIVLGLGFVLSFGYWTTNFAEVQRALSAKNLSAARRTPLIAAFPKIFIVFLVMIPGLAAAALVPGFGTADSGLQYNDAIPYLMQELLPNGVLGIAVTGLLAAFMAGMAANVSSFNTVFTNDIWAKYVARQREDAYYVRFGRLITAIGVVASIGTAFLASSFSNIMSYLQTLFSFFNVPMFVVFIVGMFWRRASMKSGFWGLLAGTTAAMVNYFVLYKQDIVHIPSDQGANFVSAIAGFAAGAVVMVAVSLFTEPKPEEELRGLVYGTRSPGLAEPPAPGDEAWYRRPALLGWGAVVLAALCYVPFSF; translated from the coding sequence ATGCAACCCCCCACAACCGCACCCGTACACCTGGCAGCGGGGCTACGACTGCCCACCAACGGGCTCGACTACGCGATCCTCGCGATCTACTTCGCCGTGGTCCTCGGCATCGGCTTCGCCGCCCGCCGTTCGGTGAGGACCAGCCTGGACTTCTTCCTCTCCGGGCGCTCCCTGCCCGCCTGGATCACCGGCCTCGCTTTCATCTCCGCCAACCTGGCCGCCACCGAGATCCTCGGCATGGCCGCCAACAGCGCCCAGTACGGCGCGTACACCGTGCACTGGTACTGGATCGGCGCGATCCCGGCCATGGTTTTCCTCGGCCTGGTGATGATGCCCTTCTACTACGGCTCCAAGGTGCGGTCCGTACCCGAGTTCCTGCTGCTGCGCTTCGACAGGCCGGCGCATCTGCTCAGTTCGATCCTGTTCGCCTTCGCGGCCATCCTGATCGCCGGTGTGAACCTCTACGCGCTCGCGATCGTCGTCGAGGCGCTGCTGGGCTGGCCGCAGTGGGTGGCGATCGTGGTCGCCGGCTTCTTCGTCCTGGCCTACATCACCCTCGGCGGCCTGTCGTCCGCGATCTACAACGAGGTGCTCCAGTTCTTCGTGATCCTCGCGGCCCTCATCCCGATCGTGGTGCTCAGCCTGAAGAAGGCCGGCGGCTGGGACGGGCTGACCTCCCGGCTCACCGAGCAGCACGGGGCGAACTTCACCACCGCGTGGGGCGGTACGGGGATCGGCGACGCCAACCCGCTCGGCGCCAACTGGCTGACCATCGTCCTCGGCCTCGGCTTCGTGCTGTCCTTCGGCTACTGGACGACCAACTTCGCCGAGGTGCAGCGCGCGCTGTCCGCGAAGAACCTCTCCGCCGCCCGGCGCACCCCGCTGATCGCCGCGTTCCCGAAGATCTTCATCGTCTTCCTGGTGATGATCCCAGGCCTGGCCGCTGCCGCGCTGGTGCCCGGCTTCGGCACGGCCGACTCGGGGCTCCAGTACAACGACGCGATCCCCTACCTCATGCAGGAGTTGCTGCCCAACGGCGTGCTGGGCATCGCGGTCACCGGTCTGCTCGCGGCCTTCATGGCCGGCATGGCGGCCAACGTGTCGTCCTTCAACACCGTGTTCACCAACGACATCTGGGCCAAGTACGTGGCCCGGCAGCGCGAGGACGCCTACTACGTCCGCTTCGGCCGGCTCATCACGGCCATCGGTGTGGTCGCGTCGATCGGCACGGCCTTCCTCGCTTCCTCGTTCTCGAACATCATGAGCTATCTCCAGACGCTGTTCTCCTTCTTCAACGTGCCGATGTTCGTGGTGTTCATCGTCGGCATGTTCTGGAGGCGGGCGTCCATGAAGTCCGGTTTCTGGGGTCTGCTCGCCGGTACCACCGCCGCGATGGTGAACTACTTCGTCCTCTACAAGCAGGACATCGTCCACATCCCCTCCGACCAGGGCGCCAACTTCGTCTCCGCGATCGCCGGGTTCGCCGCCGGCGCGGTGGTCATGGTGGCCGTGTCCCTGTTCACCGAGCCCAAGCCGGAGGAGGAACTGCGGGGTCTGGTCTACGGCACCAGGTCGCCCGGCCTCGCCGAGCCGCCCGCGCCCGGCGACGAGGCCTGGTACCGCCGCCCGGCGCTCCTTGGCTGGGGTGCCGTCGTGCTGGCCGCCCTGTGCTACGTCCCGTTCTCGTTCTGA